From one Plasmodium coatneyi strain Hackeri chromosome 9, complete sequence genomic stretch:
- a CDS encoding SICA antigen yields the protein MSSTKGQDQDKVFGPLKKEWLQENGYKGQSEDAKETQLFIELRTWISEFLKEMNDKDGNDMAQTGCAQMNNGKTKLTEQELRVCEFILKNLLKIWKLGTGTNKKERINIKMKKHIYCTIINSWLHEYMNVNCEAGNIMKSAYDAMEYLCELLNPGGECKECEYKQLEPMVILTKISMLQHIRDDISKSRGIMDLINKKFPKKTCPKQQKSLVSATHPQQHPNVAAAAPEPKKMTTQQFHFISKLLTKWIRKHGMDKVDQFGDKVWADFKKIFDELIKRLQAQEPEEIMHLCGSIPGWHDEVSTPYKKELCKGMVLVKYFMNGIRGREQGKKTEEPVVEKLTDIEAYLRCLVGTLTMLELYGDHCKFGEIANYIMELMKGTLSAYHLDGKYEKCTEVDAGSLTIGQKILGNEVKKWAQVVKRGGDRKIGLVDQSGKVYCKLEQHHSNKEEQKQKEEESVTMLLGLPDKKVLEELRRPSNTSLKENVKRIAQKVKEKRKSLKEKDPCYKNQQGIFADDEEELTIGEWFTRFFNQPTRDDEKYKPGKYDWNKFNIWASVCDSSYLEKGYDADKYKDFCRIMLKNLMMVTNKSNQHEPKSKDPACKEKHIPPCDLLKVWMLQMKAQCAPKEVIDYVFEAMDNLSTEWEKEENYVKCEYRKFTNLRRGENIDMVYELHSLLQRSVIKEGLGTLNSKGWCEESKRQYVANVLAGTVHPRPDGRADNGVINNMEEMKELQSTVGKVGNILKEEENAMSQILGEAINEVIPDALKDPQPPSNPAPPSPSVEKGENCKEKGDLCDRVKCVSEKWHQNKGQQGTNINWDAIKNGISKEVTEMFGEISTKYASMKSSCTDSEQTSKIVTAPEIRACQYITSGLQYIYGITEDDVKQEKNPEDNRLFKQTMLCLVLNAYADELGEHVKSPCKVDEKTINQAFEKGNKQKDNWCAEKMKGTGGDCIKCERKPNLNCTVGKDSNTYNAKNKVKELFSGTNGTNIQKTLTDINTINENSLCDRVQCVISQWTRDRREEEEHKAQGKRKKFWEKDSWTDIPNAWTQLIEKIPTVNVDADKECNNIAVQDDATLAANKEACKYVTRAFHHIYSIQTDNQKTDSQAKNYRKFKQTMACVMLNEFVRKLEEQVQPFCSIEEGIKKAFELGAQNKSTWCADKKNGDCDLCKKEDYKNCQVGGKKLSDEVKMKLEGHKDIKTTLYTIDTLCKQSTQPKAKQEPSEPNIKATESTYRKEDDVTSTGRIPQGINNFKGPPLDDDDNNSIGGVKCVGTGCGKFDDDDQFSRGTFVLPGGKAADVSINLISTPVIAGPTVDGIGPVKKDKAVAPAISTSSDPGTAPDAAPAPQDPDTGTIKTPQTNGLSLPNPQSPKRKEESTLQIPGQNYNHIDSIIDPPGSVFFDIDDDSSFEVFGGAYMPRKTTPAATKSEDSGDDADQVPKQGGADHSAMASNPATGHIQHDQKVPPVRPAGPSSPSPLKPNEVVRNYFFLGKRRKRYKRAHQVRGPATLEEQLPDHGDHQDCPHEYTLVKKRRQPRSVPTKTKKPKERVPGHRGLGRRMIIDIHLEVLDECQKEDLHSTKENFFEILVQEFIGSEFIKEEYVPEEQVSMVDVPKELVQGSDSRFREI from the exons atgtcttccACGAAAGGTCAAGATCAAGATAAGGTTTTTGGCCcgttaaagaaggaatggttGCAGGAAAATGGATATAAAGGACAAAGCGAGGACGCCAAGGAG ACACAATTATTTATAGAATTAAGGACTTGGATTAGTGAGTTCCTTAAAGAAATGAATGATAAAGATGGTAATGATATGGCTCAAACAGGATGCGCACAAATGAATAATGGAAAGACGAAATTAACAGAACAAGAATTAAGGGTATGtgaattcattttaaaaaatttgttgaaaatatggaaattgggaacaggaacaaacaagaaggaaagaattaatataaaaatgaaaaaacacataTACTGTACAATAATAAATTCATGGTTACATGAGTACATGAATGTAAATTGTGAAGCAGGGAATATTATGAAAAGTGCATATGATGCAATGGAATACTTGTGCGAGCTACTTAATCCGGGGGGGGAATGCAAGGAATGTGAGTACAAACAATTGGAACCTATGGTAATATTAACTAAAATCAGTATGCTACAACATATTCGCGATGATATAAGCAAAAGTAGGGGAATTATGGatttaataaataagaaGTTCCCGAAAAAAACATGTCCAAAACAGCAAAAGAGTCTTGTATCGGCCACACATCCACAACAACATCCAAATgtagcagcagcagcaccggaaccaaaaaaaatgaccacacAGCAATTCCATTTCATCTCCAAATTATTGACAAAATGGATAAGAAAGCACGGTATGGACAAAGTGGACCAATTTGGG GATAAAGTGTGGGCTGATTTCAAGAAAATATTTGATGAATTAATTAAAAGGTTGCAGGCACAGGAACCGGAGGAAATAATGCACCTTTGTGGCAGCATTCCTGGGTGGCATGATGAAGTCAGTACGccttataaaaaagaattatgtaAAGGTATGGTActagtaaaatattttatgaatGGAATCAGGGGAAGAGAACAAGGGAAGAAGACAGAAGAACCGGTTGTTGAGAAATTGACTGACATAGAGGCCTACCTTAGATGTTTAGTAGGAACATTAACTATGCTGGAACTCTATGGGGACCACTGCAAATTCGGGGAAATTGCAAATTACATAATGGAACTGATGAAAGGAACGCTTAGCGCATACCACCTCGATGGGAAATATGAGAAGTGTACAGAAGTCGACGCGGGGAGTTTAACTATAGGACAGAAAATTCTGGGGAATGAGGTTAAGAAGTGGGCACAGGTagttaaaagggggggtgaTAGGAAAATAGGTTTAGTAGATCAGAGTGGTAAAGTCTATTGTAAGTTAGAGCAGCATCACAGTAATAAAGAGGAACAgaagcaaaaagaagaagaaagtgttACAATGTTACTTGGATTACCAGATAAGAAAGTATTGGAGGAATTAAGGCGTCCCAGTAATACTTCCTTAAAGGAGAATGTAAAAAGAATAGCGCAAAAGGTAAaagagaagaggaaaagtcTAAAAGAGAAGGATCCATGTTATAAAAACCAACAAGGAATATTTGCCgatgacgaagaagaac TCACTATTGGTGAATGGTTCACAAGATTCTTTAATCAACCAACAAGGGATGATGAGAAGTATAAGCCTGGGAAGTATGATTGGAATAAGTTCAATATCTGGGCATCTGTATGTGACAGCAGTTATTTAGAAAAGGGATATGATGCAGATAAATATAAGGATTTCTGTAGAATCATGTTGAAGAATTTAATGATGGTGACTAATAAAAGTAACCAACATGAACCGAAGAGTAAGGATCCTGCTTGTAAGGAAAAACATATACCCCCATGCGACTTATTAAAAGTATGGATGCTACAGATGAAAGCGCAGTGTGCACCGAAAGAAGTTATAGACTACGTTTTTGAGGCTATGGATAACTTAAGCACAGAgtgggagaaggaagagaattaTGTGAAATGTGAATATAGGAAATTCACCAATTTGCGTAGGGGAGAAAACATAGATATGGTGTACGAACTGCACAGCTTATTACAGAGGAGTGTTATTAAGGAAGGGTTAGGTACACTGAACAGTAAAGGGTGGTGTGAAGAAAGTAAGAGGCAGTATGTAGCTAATGTGCTAGCAGGTACAGTGCATCCTCGCCCTGATGGGAGGGCAGATAACGGAGTAATCAAcaatatggaagaaatgaaggaattgCAAAGTACTGTTGGAAAAGTTGGGAACATattgaaggaggaggaaaatgcaaTGTCACAGATTTTGGGCGAAGCCATTAACGAAGTCATACCAGACGCACTGAAGGATCCACAACCACCGTCTAATCCAGCACCACCTTCACCATCTGTAGAGAAAG GTGAAAACTGTAAGGAGAAAGGAGACTTATGTGATcgtgtaaaatgtgtatcagaaaaatggcaccagaATAAGGGGCAACAGGGGACCAACATAAATTGG GACGCAATTAAGAATGGCATTAGCAAGGAGGTCACAGAAATGTTTGGTGAAATATCTACAAAGTACGCAAGTATGAAAAGTTCCTGTACTGATTCAGAGCAAACTAGTAAAATAGTCACTGCCCCAGAAATAAGAGCATGCCAATATATTACTTCGGGGTTACAGTACATTTACGGTATTACGGAAGACGACGtgaagcaggaaaaaaacccTGAAGATAACCGATTATTTAAGCAAACTATGTTATGCTTAGTTCTAAATGCTTATGCAGATGAATTGGGAGAGCATGTTAAATCCCCCTGTAAGGTCGATGAGAAAACAATAAATCAAGCATTTGAGAAGGGAAATAAACAGAAAGACAATTGGTGtgcggaaaaaatgaagggtaCGGGTGGTGATTGTATAAAGTGTGAAAGGAAACCTAACTTAAATTGCACAGTTGGAAAAGACAGCAACACATACAATGCAAAAAACAAAGTGAAAGAACTGTTCAGTGGGACGAACGGTACCAACATACAAAAAACACTAACTGATATAAATACTATAAATGAGAACTCCTTATGTGATCGCGTCCAATGTGTAATATCACAGTGGACCAGGgacagaagggaagaggaagagcaCAAAGCGCAAGGGAAGCGCAAAAAGTTTTGGGAG AAGGACAGTTGGACAGACATTCCAAATGCCTGGACACAACTTATTGAGAAAATACCTACAGTGAATGTGGATGCTGACAAGGAATGCAATAATATTGCAGTGCAAGATGACGCCACGCTCGCAGCGAACAAAGAAGCATGCAAATACGTAACTAGAGCATTCcaccatatatatagcattcAGACGGACAACCAGAAAACGGACAGTCAAGCGAAGAATTATCGgaaatttaaacaaactaTGGCCTGCGTAATGTTAAATGAATTCGTAAGGAAGCTGGAAGAGCAGGTACAACCTTTCTGTTCCATAGAGGAAGGCATAAAAAAGGCTTTCGAGCTGGGAGCACAAAATAAGAGCACTTGGTGTGCTGATAAGAAGAATGGTGATTGTGATCTTTGCAAGAAGGAGGACTATAAAAATTGTCAAGTGGGAGGGAAGAAACTGTCGGAcgaagtaaaaatgaaactTGAAGGGCATAAAGACATAAAGACAACTCTGTATACTATAGATACTTTATGTAAGCAGAGTACACAACCGAAAGCTAAGCAAGAACCGTCGGAACCGAATATTAAGGCAACTGAAAGCACTTATAGAAAAGAAGATGATGTAACTTCAACAGGTAGGATTCCACAGGGTATTAACAATTTCAAGGGTCCACCTCTGGACGATGATGATAATAATAGTATAGGTGGTGTGAAATGTGTTGGTACTGGTTGCGGCAAGTTCGACGATGATGATCAATTCAGTCGGGGTACTTTCGTTTTACCAGGTGGTAAGGCAGCTGACGTTAGCATAAACCTCATCTCCACACCCGTAATTGCAGGTCCCACTGTAGATGGTATAGGTCCtgttaaaaaggataaaGCAGTTGCTCCGGCCATTTCCACTTCATCGGATCCAG GAACTGCCCCTGATGCCGCTCCTGCTCCTCAAGATCCAG atACAGGAACTATAAAGACTCCCCAGACGAATGGCCTATCACTACCGAACCCACAGAGCCCtaagaggaaggaggaatcGACACTCCAAATTCCAGGCCAGAATTACAATCACATTGATAGTATTATAGACCCACCTGGCTCTGTTTTCTTCGATATTGACGATGATAGTTCATTCGAAGTATTCGGCGGAGCCTACATGCCTAGGAAGACTACCCCTGCTGCTACGAAATCAGAGGATTCCGGGGATGACGCAGACCAAGTGCCTAAACAGGGGGGCGCTGATCATTCCGCCATGGCATCTAATCCAGCAACAGGACACATACAGCATGATCAGAAAGTTCCACCTGTGCGGCCGGCCGGGCCAAGTTCACCTAGTCCACTAAAACCTAACGAAGTAGTAAGGAac
- a CDS encoding T-complex protein 1 — MSLSIYGNRESGQDVRTANVTAVQALSNILKSSLGPQGLDKMLVDNIGDVTITNDGATILKQLEVQHPAAKILVNLSELQDQEVGDGTTSVVLLASELLRRGNELIKMDIHPTTVICGYKLAMKESVKYIKEKLSERVSNLGKDVIINVAKTTLSSKFIGYESDYFAKMVANAIQSVRIVNDAGKTKYPVSSVNVIKVHGMSSLDSKLIDGYAIMSGRASQSMPTGVKNAKIAFLDFPLKQYRLHLGVQVNINDPTELEKIRQREKDITKERVNKILESGANVILTTQGIDDMPLKYFVESGAIAVRRVNKDDLRRIAKLTNGQIRLTMSSLDGTEKFEPSSLGYCDEVYEERVGDWDVMFFKGCKTSKSNTILLRGANDFVLDEMQRSIHDALCSVSRALESNYVVVGGGCVEVALSVYLEDFAKTLGSREQLAIAEFAESLLVIPKILALNASYDSIDLVCKLRAYHTKSQVMNTDDPKDYRWYGLDLVNGKVANNLKNGVLEAMISKIKSIRFATEATITILRIDDLIKLTPEERREEQP, encoded by the exons ATGTCTTTGAGTATCTACGGGAATAGGGAAAGTGGCCAAGATGTGAGGACGGCTAACG TGACCGCCGTGCAGGCGCTCTCGAACATTTTGAAGTCGAGCCTGGGGCCGCAAGGATTGGACAAAATGTTGGTGGATAACATAGGAGACGTTACCATCACAAATGACGGAGCAACGATCCTAAAACAGTTGGAGGTCCAGCACCCAGCCGCCAAAATTTTAGTAAATCTATCCGAACTACAGGACCAGGAAGTGGGAGACGGAACAACCTCAGTTGTATTACTAGCATCTGAACTGTTAAGAAGAGGAAACGAACTGATCAAAATGGATATACACCCAACGACCGTCATCTGTGGGTATAAATTGGCAATGAAAGAATCGGTGAAGTACATTAAAGAAAAACTGAGCGAACGGGTCAGCAATTTAGGAAAGGATGTAATTATAAACGTTGCGAAAACAACTTTGTCTTCTAAGTTTATTGGATACGAATCAGATTACTTTGCGAAAATGGTAGCGAATGCTATTCAATCTGTAAGGATTGTTAACGACGCGGGGAAGACAAAGTACCCTGTGTCGTCCGTTAATGTAATAAAAGTGCACGGAATGAGTTCACTAGATTCGAAGTTAATTGATGGGTATGCAATTATGAGTGGGCGAGCGTCACAGTCCATGCCTACGGGCGTGAAAAACGCGAAGATTGCCTTTTTGGATTTTCCGCTAAAACAGTATAGACTGCATTTAGGCGTTCAGGTGAACATAAATGATCCCACcgagttggaaaaaataagacaAAGGGAGAAAGATATAACGAAAGAACgagtaaataaaattttagaaTCAGGGGCAAATGTAATCCTTACCACACAAGGGATAGACGATATGCCATTAAAGTATTTTGTCGAATCTGGTGCGATTGCAGTTAGGAGAGTTAATAAAGATGACCTGAGGAGAATTGCAAAATTGACAAATGGACAGATCAGACTGACCATGTCTTCCCTTGATGGTACAGAGAAATTTGAACCATCCTCCCTAGGCTACTGTGATGAAGTGTATGAAGAAAGAGTAGGCGATTGGGACGTTATGTTTTTTAAAGGCTGTAAAACATCCAAGTCGAATACCATTTTGTTAAGAGGGGCAAACGATTTTGTTCTGGATGAAATGCAAAGATCCATTCATGATGCCCTCTGTTCAGTGAGCAGAGCGTTAGAAAGTAACTACGTTGTTGTTGGTGGGGGATGTGTAGAAGTTGCTCTATCTGTTTATTTGGAAGATTTTGCCAAAACTTTGGGTTCTAGAGAACAGCTAGCCATTGCAGAATTTGCGGAATCCTTATTAGTGATCCCAAAAATATTGGCTCTAAATGCGTCTTACGATTCTATAGATTTGGTTTGCAAGTTAAGGGCATACCACACCAAATCTCAGGTCATGAACACGGACGATCCAAAGGACTACAGATGGTATGGACTAGATTTGGTTAACGGAAAAGTAGCCAATAATCTGAAGAACGGAGTTTTAGAAGCCATGATTAGCAAAATAAAGTCAATCAGATTCGCCACAGAAGCTACCATCACAATTTTGCGAATCGATGATTTGATTAAATTGACTCCTGAGGAGCGTCGTGAGGAGCAGCCCTGA